The genome window CCAGCGGCACCATGTTGGCCGGAAGAATCCGTGCCGCCGCGACTCCGGTCACCGCTCCCGCCGCCAGCGCGCCGCCGCCGGCGAGGATGGCGCGGCGCGATACCGCACCACTCGATGGCCCGCCGCTCATTGCCCTTGCGCCTTCAGCGCGCGGCGCACGTCGCGCCCCGGTTTCATCCGGTTGAGCAGCCGCTCGACCATCTGCGCCGCGCCTTCGGGCTTCCTGATATCGCCCATGTTGATGCCCGCGATCTGGGTTCCGGTCTGGAGCACGTTGAACCACACCACTTCGCCGGTCCGAAGGTCGACCAGGCTGGCGTAGGCGAATTGCCCACCGCCGCCGATGTTGGGAGCGCAGAAGCCGACCGCGCAGCCGGCGATCCCGAGCACCTGCAACGCCACCCGCCCGGTCGAGGCGAAACTGTCCTCGGCATGGAGGAACAAGGCATAATCGAAGCCGGTCTTGCGCCCGAGCGCGACGGCGTCCTCGCCCAGCGTCCAGTCGAGCCCCTTGCCGCGCTTGGTCGGCAGATTCGCGCCCGAATAGCGGTGCAGGGCGATCGAGCTGCCGACCGCATAATGCAGCCGCTCGAGCTCGGCGACGGTGTCGGCGTCGACTCCGCGCGCCGCCAGCCCGTCGCGCTTTTCGAGCACGAACACATTGCCGCCGCGGCTCGCCTGCTGCGCCTTCAAAGCGGTGATGAGGTTGCCCCGCGCCGCCTCGGTCCAGTCGGCGCGCGGCTCGACGATCCCGCCGGTGGTGACCGATCCGACCGTCACGTCGGGCCGCATCACCAGCAATTTATAGTCGCCCTGCGGCGGCGCGAAGGCGACGTCGGCATATTGCTTGGTCTGGACGCAACCCGACAAAGCCAGCCCGGCGCTCGCGACGCTGGCGAGAAGGAGAAGTTGACGCATACGGCTCTCCGGCCGGACGCTTCCGGCTTCGCGGGAGATAATGCTTAAATTAGAAACGCTTGCAAGCGCCTTGTCGATCAGCCGTCGAGTTTCGCGCGCAGCCGTTCGTTGACCAGCGCCGGGTTGGCCTTGCCCTGCATCGCCTTCATCACCTGGCCGACGAAAAAGCCGAACAGCTGCGCCTTGCCGCCGCGATATTCGGCGACCTTGTCGGCGTTGACGCCAAGGATCCGGTCGATCTCGCTGTCGATCGCGCCCGTGTCGCTGGTCTGCTTGAGCCCGCGCTCCTCGACGATCCTGGACGGCGCCTCGCCGGTCTCGAGCATGATCTCGAACACCTGCTTTGCGATCGTCCCGCTGATCGTGCCGTCGGCGACCAGCTTGAGCAGTTCCGCCGCCTCGGCCGGCGATATCCCGGTGGTGGCAAAAGTTTCGCCGCGGCGGTTAAGCGCGCCGAACAGCTCCGCCACCACCCAATTGGCGGCCTGCTTGGCATCGACCCCGGCCTCGAGCAGCGCGTCGAACCAGCGCGCGCTCTCGACCTCGGCGGTCAAAACGCTGGCGTTGTAGGCCGAGACCCCCGCCGCCTCGTAGCGCGCGCGCTTGGCGTCGGGCAACTCCGGCAGCGACGCCCGGCATTCCTCGAGGAACGCCTCGTCGAGCTCCAACGGCAACAGATCGGGGTCGGGGAAATAGCGATAGTCGTGCGCGTCTTCCTTCGAGCGCAGGGTGCGCGTCACGCCCTTGTCCGGGTCGTACAGCCGGGTCTCCTGGACGACCTCGCCGCCCTCCTCGATCACCGCCACCTGGCGCCGCGCCTCATGCTCGATCACCGCCTGGACGAAGCGCACCGAATTGACGTTCTTGGTCTCCGTGCGGGTACCGAACGGCTCGCCCGGACGCCGCACGCTGACATTGACGTCGGCGCGCATCGAGCCCTCTTCCATATTGCCGTCGCACGAGCCGACGTAGCGCAGGATCGCGCGCAGCTTGCGTAGGTACGCCCCGGCCTCGGCCGGCGAGCGCATGTCGGGCTTGGACACGATCTCCATCAGCGCCACGCCCGAGCGGTTGAGATCGACATAGGACATGGTCGGGTGCTGGTCGTGCATCAGCTTGCCGGCGTCCTGCTCGACGTGGATCCGCTCGACTCCGATCGTCCGCGCGCTGGTCTCGTCCTTCTCGTCGGTGAGCACGGTCACCGCGCCCTCGCCGACCAGCGGGTGATAGAGCTGCGAGATCTGGTAGCCCTGCGGCAGATCGGCGTAGAAATAATTCTTGCGGTCGAACCGCGACCATCTGTTGATCTGGGCCTCGATCGCCATCCCGGTGCGCACCGCCTGGCGGATGCATTCGCGGTTGGGCACCGGAAGCATTCCCGGCATCGCCGCATCGACGAGCGACACCTGCGTATTGGGCTCCGCCCCGAACGTCGTCGACGCGCCCGAGAACAGCTTGGCGTTGGAGACGACCTGGGCATGGACCTCGAGCCCGATCACCACCTCCCACTCGCCGGTCTCGCCGTGGATTCTGTACTCAGGCATTATCTTTCCCGTTCGTCCCGAGCGCAGTCGAGGGACCTTCTCGCCGCGCTAGACGTGTCTCGACTTCGCTCGACACAAACGGAGATAGGAGGAGGCCCATCACCACCATTTCTCCGCCCGCGCGGTGAACCCGGCGCGCTCCTCGATGGCCAACCCGGCATCGAGCACGCTCTGCTCGTCCAGTTCGCGGCCGATGATGTGGAGGCCGAGCGGAAGCCCCTGCCCGTCCACCCCGCCCGGAACGCTCATCGCCGGCAGCCCCGCCAGGCTGGCCGGGACCGCGAACACGTCGTTGAGATACATTGCCAGCGGATCGCTCATCTTCTCGCCGAGCCCGAATGCCGCCGACGGCGCGGTCGGGGTGAGGATCAGGTCGCACTGTTCGAACGCTCGGGCGAAATCGCGCTTGACCAGCGCCCGCACCTTCTGCGCCTTGGTGAAATAGGCATCGTAGAAACCGGCCGAAAGCACATAGGTGCCGATCATGATTCGCCGCTTGACCTCGGTCCCGAAGCCCGCCGAGCGGGTCGCGGCGTACATGTCGTCGAGGCTCTTCACCCCCATTTCGCGAAGCCCGTAACGCACCCCGTCATAGCGCGCGAGGTTGGACGACGCTTCCGCGGGGGCGATGATGTAATAGGTCGGCAGCGCATATTTGGTGTGCGGCAGGCTGATCTCGACGATCGTCGCGCCCGCATCCTTGAGCCAGGCGATGCCCTGGTCCCACAGCGCGTTGATTTCGCCGGGCACCCCGTCGATCCGATATTCCTTGGGAATGCCGACGCGCTTGCCCTTGAGATCGCTCGATAAGCTCGCCTCCCACTGCGGCACCGGGAGGTCCAGGCTGGTCGCGTCCTTGGGGTCGAAGCCGGCCATGTTCTCGAGCAAGATGGCGCAGTCGCGCACCGTGCGCGCCATCGGCCCGGCCTGGTCGAGCGAGCTTGCGAACGCGACGATGCCCCAGCGGCTGCAGCGGCCGTAGGTCGGCTTGATCCCGCAGATGCCGGTGAACGCCGCGGGCTGGCGGATCGAGCCGCCGGTGTCGGTACCGGTCACGCCCGGCGCCATGCCCGCCGCGACCGCCGCCGCCGATCCGCCCGAGCTTCCGCCGGGGGTCAGCGCCGCATTGCCGCCGTCGCTTCGTTTCCACGGGCTGATGACCGGGCCGTAGGCGCTGGTCTCGTTCGACGAGCCCATCGCGAACTCGTCCATGTTGAGCTTGCCCAGCATCCCCGCGCCGGCCGCCTTGAGCTTGCCCGAGACGGTGCTCTCGTAGGTCGGCTTGAAGCCCGCGAGGATGCGCGAACCGGTCGTGCTCTCGACGCCCGCCGTGCAGAACAAGTCCTTGATTCCCAACGGTATTCCGCTCAGCGGCAACAGCGTCTTGGAAACCACTGCACTGTCCGCAACAGCCGCCGCCTCGAGCGCCAGCTCGGGCGTCGCGACGGTCCACGCATTGAGCGCCTTGCCCGACTCGACCGCCGCATTGAACGCCTCGGCGATCTCGCGGGCACTGAACTCCCCGCCACGAAACCCGTCGCGAAGCTCGGCGATGGTCTTGGCCGTCAGCTCGCTCACTATTCGATCACCTTGGGCACTGCGAAGAAGCCGTGCTGGGCGTCGGGCGCATTGGCCAGCACTTCGTCGCGACAGTCGCCGTCGTCGACCACGTCGTCCCGCAACCGAAGATCGTTGGCGATCACGGCGGTCAGCGGCTCGACGCCGTCGGTGTCGACCTCGCTGAGCTGCTCGACCCAGCCGAGGATATTGTTGAGCTCGGGCACCATCCGGGCGATCTCCTCCTCGCCCAGCGCGAGCCGGGCGAGCTTGGCAACGTGGCGCACTTCCTGGTCGGTGACGGACATGGAGCGGGCGGCTAGCAGGGCCGCCCGCCCCCATCAAGCGACCTCATTCGAATGGCTGGCCGACCGGCTGGCCATCGACGAAGATCTGCTTGCGAGCGACCTCCCTCACCTCGACACGGGCAGTGTCGAGATCGGCAACGTCGGCGATCCCGCCGGAGTCGATTGCCGAAGCCACCTCGACCCGCGGGCCAGCCGGCGGTAGCGTGGTGCGGTCGACGATCGTCGCGCTAGCCGGACCGCGCCCGGTAGAGCGGCCGCTGACGATCCCCACCCGGCGCTCGTCGATCGCGGTGAGCACGCACCGCCCAGTCGCACCACACAGGCCGGTCCGGGCAAGATGCGCCCGCAACCGGTCGTCGAGCTTCAACCCCGGCGACACGATCCGCACGCGTTGGTCGATCGTTGCCTCGGCCTCGGC of Sphingomonas mesophila contains these proteins:
- the gatB gene encoding Asp-tRNA(Asn)/Glu-tRNA(Gln) amidotransferase subunit GatB; this encodes MPEYRIHGETGEWEVVIGLEVHAQVVSNAKLFSGASTTFGAEPNTQVSLVDAAMPGMLPVPNRECIRQAVRTGMAIEAQINRWSRFDRKNYFYADLPQGYQISQLYHPLVGEGAVTVLTDEKDETSARTIGVERIHVEQDAGKLMHDQHPTMSYVDLNRSGVALMEIVSKPDMRSPAEAGAYLRKLRAILRYVGSCDGNMEEGSMRADVNVSVRRPGEPFGTRTETKNVNSVRFVQAVIEHEARRQVAVIEEGGEVVQETRLYDPDKGVTRTLRSKEDAHDYRYFPDPDLLPLELDEAFLEECRASLPELPDAKRARYEAAGVSAYNASVLTAEVESARWFDALLEAGVDAKQAANWVVAELFGALNRRGETFATTGISPAEAAELLKLVADGTISGTIAKQVFEIMLETGEAPSRIVEERGLKQTSDTGAIDSEIDRILGVNADKVAEYRGGKAQLFGFFVGQVMKAMQGKANPALVNERLRAKLDG
- the gatA gene encoding Asp-tRNA(Asn)/Glu-tRNA(Gln) amidotransferase subunit GatA, which translates into the protein MSELTAKTIAELRDGFRGGEFSAREIAEAFNAAVESGKALNAWTVATPELALEAAAVADSAVVSKTLLPLSGIPLGIKDLFCTAGVESTTGSRILAGFKPTYESTVSGKLKAAGAGMLGKLNMDEFAMGSSNETSAYGPVISPWKRSDGGNAALTPGGSSGGSAAAVAAGMAPGVTGTDTGGSIRQPAAFTGICGIKPTYGRCSRWGIVAFASSLDQAGPMARTVRDCAILLENMAGFDPKDATSLDLPVPQWEASLSSDLKGKRVGIPKEYRIDGVPGEINALWDQGIAWLKDAGATIVEISLPHTKYALPTYYIIAPAEASSNLARYDGVRYGLREMGVKSLDDMYAATRSAGFGTEVKRRIMIGTYVLSAGFYDAYFTKAQKVRALVKRDFARAFEQCDLILTPTAPSAAFGLGEKMSDPLAMYLNDVFAVPASLAGLPAMSVPGGVDGQGLPLGLHIIGRELDEQSVLDAGLAIEERAGFTARAEKWW
- the gatC gene encoding Asp-tRNA(Asn)/Glu-tRNA(Gln) amidotransferase subunit GatC; translation: MSVTDQEVRHVAKLARLALGEEEIARMVPELNNILGWVEQLSEVDTDGVEPLTAVIANDLRLRDDVVDDGDCRDEVLANAPDAQHGFFAVPKVIE